A region of Anguilla rostrata isolate EN2019 chromosome 10, ASM1855537v3, whole genome shotgun sequence DNA encodes the following proteins:
- the arl6ip4 gene encoding ADP-ribosylation factor-like protein 6-interacting protein 4 isoform X1, giving the protein MGRSRSRDTSAGKTKSTPGREKKREKKRKRSSSSCSSSSSSSSASPSPKRKPRPPSSKSQDKRENPKKKKRSRSSSTSSSSSSSSSSSSSSSSDEEAKRKRQRRKAKKKLKKMKAREKKERKKEKKRLKKLKKMAEAAEKALVPTLPSMPVEKPPPILEPWLSEDTSEHGPAMTDEQKARISTKRPMTKEQWEAQQSVIRRVVDPETGRTRLVRGEGEILEEIVTREKHKDINKKATKGDGNAFQKRLGVNR; this is encoded by the exons ATGGGGCGCAGCAGGTCTCGCGACACGTCTGCCGGGAAGACAAAAAGCACACCGGGGCGGGAGAAAAAGcgagagaagaagaggaagagaagttCTTCATCGTGttcatcttcctcctccagcagcagcgCTAGCCCGTCCCCCAAAAGGAAACCCCGTCCTCCCTCCAGCAAGAGCCAAG ATAAGAGAGAAAAcccgaagaagaagaaaaggagtcggagctcctccacctcctcttcctcctcatcaagctcttcctcctcttcgtcctcaTCCAGCGATGAGGAAGcaaagaggaagaggcagaggaggaaggccaagaagaaactgaaaaagatGAAAGCccgggaaaaaaaggagagaaagaaagagaaaaagaggctGAAGAAGTTGAAGAAGATGGCAGAGGCAGCGGAGAAGGCCCTGGTGCCTacacttcccagcatgcctgtgGAGAAGCCGCCACCTATCCTGGAGCCGTGGCTGAGTGAGGACACCAGTGAGCATGGCCCAG CCATGACGGACGAACAGAAGGCCCGCATCTCCACCAAGAGGCCCATGACCAAGGAGCAGTGGGAGGCCCAGCAGAGCGTGATCCGCAGGGTGGTGGACCCGGAGACCGGTCGTACCCG GCTGGtgcggggagagggggagatcCTGGAGGAGATCGTGACCCGCGAGAAGCACAAAGACATCAATAAG AAAGCCACCAAGGGGGACGGAAACGCTTTCCAGAAGAGACTGGGCGTCAATCGATAG
- the arl6ip4 gene encoding ADP-ribosylation factor-like protein 6-interacting protein 4 isoform X2 encodes MFQIGLSCQYWHYYQYYNELILDYRPGSPDKRENPKKKKRSRSSSTSSSSSSSSSSSSSSSSDEEAKRKRQRRKAKKKLKKMKAREKKERKKEKKRLKKLKKMAEAAEKALVPTLPSMPVEKPPPILEPWLSEDTSEHGPAMTDEQKARISTKRPMTKEQWEAQQSVIRRVVDPETGRTRLVRGEGEILEEIVTREKHKDINKKATKGDGNAFQKRLGVNR; translated from the exons ATGTTTCAAATAGGCCTCAGCTGCCAGTACTGGCACTACTACCAATATTACAATGAACTAATATTAGACTATAGACCAGGGTCCCCAG ATAAGAGAGAAAAcccgaagaagaagaaaaggagtcggagctcctccacctcctcttcctcctcatcaagctcttcctcctcttcgtcctcaTCCAGCGATGAGGAAGcaaagaggaagaggcagaggaggaaggccaagaagaaactgaaaaagatGAAAGCccgggaaaaaaaggagagaaagaaagagaaaaagaggctGAAGAAGTTGAAGAAGATGGCAGAGGCAGCGGAGAAGGCCCTGGTGCCTacacttcccagcatgcctgtgGAGAAGCCGCCACCTATCCTGGAGCCGTGGCTGAGTGAGGACACCAGTGAGCATGGCCCAG CCATGACGGACGAACAGAAGGCCCGCATCTCCACCAAGAGGCCCATGACCAAGGAGCAGTGGGAGGCCCAGCAGAGCGTGATCCGCAGGGTGGTGGACCCGGAGACCGGTCGTACCCG GCTGGtgcggggagagggggagatcCTGGAGGAGATCGTGACCCGCGAGAAGCACAAAGACATCAATAAG AAAGCCACCAAGGGGGACGGAAACGCTTTCCAGAAGAGACTGGGCGTCAATCGATAG